In Solanum pennellii chromosome 7, SPENNV200, the following are encoded in one genomic region:
- the LOC107026045 gene encoding phytochrome C isoform X4, translating to MQRGSLIQPFGCMIAIDEQNFAVIAYSENAPEMLDLTPHAVPSIEQQEALTFGTDVRKLFRSSGASALEKAVSFGELSLLNPILVHCKNSGKPFYAILHRIEVGLVIDLEPVDPDEVPVTTAGAIKSYKLAAKAIRKLQSLPSGDISLLCDVLVREVSHLTGYDRVMVYKFHEDEHGEVVAECRTPELEPYLGLHYPATDIPQASRFLFMKNKVRMICDCLAPPIRVIQDPRLAQSLSLGGSTLRAPHGCHAQYMTNMGTVASMAMSVMINEQDDELDSDQQVGRKLWGLVVCHHTCPRFLSFPLRYASEFLLQVFSVQVNKEVEMAAQLKEKQILQIQTVLCDMLLRDAPMGIVTQSPNVMDLVKCDGAALYYRNKLWLQGVTPAESQIRDIAEWLNESHGDSTGLNTDSLMEAGFPGASVLGDAVCGMAAVKITSKDFLFWFRSHTAKEIKWGGAKHLPGDKDDGRKMHPRSSFKAFLEVVKRRSLPWEDVEMDAIHSLQLILRGSLQDEAADCSKMIVNVPAVDTIIDRVDTLRINDMVRLVETASMPVLAVDTSGRINGWNSKVSELTGLPVENVIGVPLVDLVIDGTTNTIKRVLSLALQGKEEKNVEIKLRTLGPQEKVGSISIVVNACCSRDFKQNIVGVCFTGKDVTRLKLIKDKYSRVQGDYVGIIHSPSPLIPPIFVMDEQGRCVEWNDAMHKLTGSKREEVIDQMLLGEVFTVNSFGCRVKDQDTLTQLTILLNRVIAGGEGEKFFFGLFNKQDKYIEALISANKKVDDDGRVTGVLCFLHVPSPELQYAMHVQKLSEQAAKNSLKKLTYVRLELKNPLNGINCIQNLLKSSDLSKDQRQLLKTSTMCQEQLAKIIDDTDIESIEECYTEMNSCEFNLGEVVTVVINQVMILSQERKVQVTWDSPVEVSQLYLIGDNLRLQQVLSDFLTTAILFTPFEDSSVHFRVIPRKERIGTKMYIMHLEFRITHPSPGIPDDLIQHMFHYSRSISREGFGLYISQKLVKIMDGTVQYLREADRSSFIILVEFPLMEKKNN from the exons ATGCAAAGGGGAAGTCTAATTCAGCCGTTTGGATGCATGATTGCTATTGATGAGCAAAACTTTGCTGTCATAGCGTATAGCGAAAATGCACCAGAAATGTTGGACTTGACACCTCATGCAGTTCCAAGCATCGAACAGCAAGAGGCTCTGACATTTGGAACAGATGTCAGGAAACTTTTTCGATCTTCAGGTGCTTCTGCCCTCGAAAAAGCAGTCAGCTTTGGAGAACTTAGTTTGCTAAATCCTATTTTGGTTCATTGTAAAAACTCAGGCAAGCCTTTCTATGCGATTCTGCACCGCATTGAGGTTGGATTAGTAATAGATTTGGAGCCTGTGGATCCAGACGAGGTCCCTGTAACTACAGCGGGAGCTATAAAATCTTATAAGCTAGCAGCTAAAGCCATTCGGAAATTGCAATCTCTACCAAGCGGGGATATATCATTGTTATGTGATGTGTTAGTTAGAGAAGTGAGTCATTTGACTGGCTATGATCGTGTTATGGTTTATAAATTCCACGAGGATGAACACGGGGAAGTAGTTGCTGAATGTCGTACGCCTGAACTAGAACCTTATCTTGGCTTGCATTACCCTGCTACAGATATACCACAAGCTTCAAGATTTCTCTTCATGAAGAATAAGGTTAGGATGATATGTGATTGCTTAGCTCCACCAATTAGGGTGATTCAAGATCCAAGATTGGCTCAGTCGCTGAGCCTTGGTGGATCCACATTAAGAGCTCCACATGGCTGTCATGCACAATACATGACCAATATGGGTACTGTTGCATCTATGGCGATGTCTGTGATGATTAATGAGCAAGATGACGAGCTGGATAGTGACCAGCAAGTGGGAAGAAAACTGTGGGGTTTGGTAGTTTGCCATCACACTTGCCCtagatttctttcttttcctttgagGTACGCGTCTGAGTTCTTGCTTCAAGTTTTCAGTGTTCAGGTCAATAAAGAAGTGGAAATGGCAGCTCAACTTAAGGAAAAGCAGATACTGCAAATTCAAACTGTTCTATGTGACATGCTTCTAAGAGATGCTCCCATGGGGATTGTTACTCAGTCTCCTAATGTTATGGACCTTGTAAAGTGTGACGGGGCTGCACTTTATTATAGGAACAAGCTTTGGTTGCAAGGTGTTACCCCTGCGGAGTCCCAAATCAGAGATATAGCTGAATGGCTCAATGAATCTCATGGTGATAGTACAGGTCTGAACACTGATAGcctcatggaagctggcttcccAGGTGCTTCTGTGCTAGGTGATGCGGTATGTGGAATGGCTGCTgtaaaaataacttcaaaagaTTTCCTCTTCTGGTTCCGCTCCCACACAGCTAAAGAGATCAAGTGGGGTGGTGCAAAACATCTTCCTGGAGACAAGGATGACGGAAGAAAAATGCACCCAAGGTCATCATTTAAAGCCTTTCTGGAGGTTGTTAAGCGGCGGAGCCTGCCTTGGGAAGATGTGGAAATGGATGCCATCCATTCCCTGCAGCTGATATTGCGAGGATCTTTGCAAGATGAGGCTGCTGATTGTTCTAAAATGATTGTGAATGTCCCTGCTGTAGATACCATTATAGATAGAGTGGATACACTTCGTATTAACGATATGGTTCGTCTCGTTGAAACAGCATCAATGCCTGTTTTGGCTGTTGATACTTCAGGCCGTATCAATGGATGGAACTCTAAAGTTTCTGAACTAACTGGATTGCCGGTAGAGAATGTTATAGGTGTACCTTTGGTTGATTTGGTTATTGATGGTACAACAAACACAATTAAACGTGTTCTCTCCCTGGCTTTGCAAG GCAAGGAGGAGAAAAATGTGGAAATCAAACTTAGAACACTTGGTCCTCAAGAAAAGGTCGGGTCAATTTCAATAGTGGTTAATGCTTGCTGTAGTCGAGATTTTAAACAAAACATAGTTGGAGTTTGCTTTACTGGAAAAGATGTTACTCGGCTAAAGCTGATTAAGGACAAATATAGTCGCGTTCAAGGTGATTATGTTGGAATTATCCATAGTCCATCTCCTTTAATTCCTCCAATTTTTGTGATGGATGAGCAGGGAAGATGTGTGGAATGGAACGATGCTATGCACAAGTTGACTGGGTCGAAGAGGGAGGAGGTCATTGATCAAATGCTTCTTGGTGAAGTTTTCACAGTCAATAGCTTCGGTTGCAGGGTTAAAGATCAAGACACATTAACCCAGCTCACGATATTATTGAATAGAGTAATTGCTGGTGGGGAAGgtgagaaatttttttttgggttatttAATAAACAGGATAAGTATATTGAAGCCTTAATCTCTGCAAATAAAAAAGTTGATGACGATGGTCGAGTAACTGGGGTCTTGTGCTTCCTGCATGTTCCTAGTCCAGAACTTCAATATGCAATGCACGTACAAAAGCTGTCAGAACAAGCTGCTAAAAATAGTCTTAAAAAGTTGACTTATGTTCGTCTTGAACTAAAAAACCCTTTAAATGGGATAAACTGCATACAGAATCTGCTGAAATCTTCTGATTTGAGCAAGGATCAAAGGCAATTGCTGAAGACAAGCACAATGTGTCAAGAACAACTAGCCAAGATCATTGATGACACTGATATTGAGAGTATTGAGGAATG CTATACAGAAATGAACTCTTGTGAGTTCAATCTTGGAGAAGTTGTTACAGTGGTCATTAACCAAGTTATGATTCTTAGTCAGGAGCGTAAGGTTCAGGTCACATGGGACTCGCCTGTCGAAGTATCACAGCTGTACCTGATTGGTGACAATTTGAGGCTTCAACAAGTCCTTTCTGACTTTTTGACCACAGCTATCCTCTTTACTCCCTTTGAAGACTCCTCTGTGCATTTCAGAGTAATTCCAAGGAAGGAACGTATAGGGACGAAGATGTACATCATGCATCTTGAATTTCG GATCACTCATCCATCCCCAGGGATACCTGACGATTTAATTCAACATATGTTCCACTACAGTCGGAGCATATCAAGGGAAGGTTTTGGCCTATACATCAGCCAGAAACTTGTTAAAATCATGGATGGTACCGTCCAGTATCTTCGCGAGGCTGACAGATCCTCATTCATTATATTAGTTGAATTTCCACTGATGGAGAAGAAGAACAACTAA